A single Acidobacteriota bacterium DNA region contains:
- a CDS encoding very short patch repair endonuclease: protein MMSAVRSKNTKPELLVRKELHARGYRFRLHRRDLPGTPDIVFPSRKSAIFVNGCFWHGHACPSGALPATRRAFWKAKIDRNKDRDAKSRGELETGGWSVLVVWECELRQPDAVDRIASWLDADRTRDPSRNGAP from the coding sequence ATGATGTCGGCGGTTCGCTCCAAGAACACGAAACCGGAACTCCTCGTTCGTAAAGAGCTACACGCCCGAGGCTACCGATTCCGGCTGCATCGCCGCGATTTGCCGGGCACCCCCGACATCGTATTCCCGTCCCGGAAGTCCGCGATCTTCGTCAACGGCTGCTTCTGGCACGGGCATGCGTGCCCGTCAGGCGCGCTACCTGCCACCAGACGAGCCTTCTGGAAGGCGAAGATCGACCGCAACAAGGATCGGGACGCCAAGAGCCGGGGCGAACTCGAAACGGGCGGGTGGAGCGTCCTTGTGGTGTGGGAATGTGAGCTACGGCAACCGGATGCGGTGGATCGTATCGCCTCTTGGCTTGATGCGGATCGAACCCGCGATCCTAGCCGGAATGGCGCACCATGA
- a CDS encoding DNA cytosine methyltransferase — protein sequence MRGSEQPIAVVDLFSGAGGMSFGFKAHGAFEMIGAADAEIGKPTSGNGRLQCNTTYRNNIGIDPKRIDLGEVAPTDVRGVLGIGERAVNVLSVCPPCTGFTRTNPQNHLRDDCRNGFVPKAADFAVALDADIVVMENARELIRGNFRHHYRAFRECLENSGYSVFGRNYLLSRFGLPQIRERAIVIATREGLPLYTLESLWDGWSVKESASTVRRALSVASGAKDADHRYPGFGSETVKRRLAAIPRDGGSWMDLLDHPEAEELLTGSMKRIAAAERFGSYPDVYGRMAWDRPAPTIKRECAHIGNGRYAHPERDRLCTVAEMAVLNGFPHNYRFNGSSLANTYRHIGDAVPPLISYQLAHLCRWILTNERPSILELVLADTSLRVSDLLGEAA from the coding sequence ATGAGGGGTTCGGAGCAGCCGATTGCGGTCGTGGATCTGTTCTCCGGTGCCGGAGGTATGTCCTTTGGCTTCAAGGCGCACGGCGCATTCGAGATGATCGGCGCGGCCGATGCGGAGATCGGCAAGCCCACTTCCGGCAACGGGCGGTTGCAGTGCAACACCACCTATCGCAATAACATCGGAATCGACCCCAAGCGGATCGACCTCGGGGAGGTTGCTCCGACCGATGTGCGCGGCGTATTGGGCATCGGCGAGCGTGCGGTCAATGTCTTGAGCGTGTGTCCACCTTGCACCGGCTTCACCCGAACCAACCCCCAGAATCATCTGCGGGACGACTGCCGCAACGGGTTCGTTCCCAAGGCCGCAGACTTCGCGGTGGCCTTGGACGCGGACATCGTAGTAATGGAGAACGCGCGCGAACTCATACGCGGCAACTTCCGGCACCACTACCGCGCCTTCCGCGAATGCTTGGAGAACAGCGGCTACAGCGTATTCGGGCGGAACTACCTGCTAAGCCGGTTCGGGCTCCCACAAATCCGCGAACGGGCCATTGTCATCGCTACCCGCGAAGGGCTGCCCCTCTACACGCTGGAGAGCTTGTGGGACGGCTGGAGCGTGAAGGAAAGCGCCAGCACGGTTCGTCGGGCGCTCTCGGTCGCCTCGGGAGCGAAGGACGCAGACCACCGTTACCCAGGATTCGGATCGGAAACGGTCAAGCGCCGACTAGCCGCCATTCCCCGTGACGGCGGCTCTTGGATGGACCTGTTGGACCATCCTGAAGCCGAAGAACTGCTGACCGGATCCATGAAGAGGATTGCGGCAGCCGAGAGATTCGGGTCTTATCCGGACGTCTACGGTCGGATGGCTTGGGACAGGCCCGCCCCTACGATCAAGCGCGAGTGTGCCCATATCGGGAATGGGAGGTACGCCCACCCGGAACGGGACCGGCTTTGCACGGTTGCGGAAATGGCAGTCCTCAACGGGTTCCCCCACAACTACCGGTTCAACGGCTCGTCGCTGGCAAACACTTACCGTCATATCGGGGATGCGGTTCCCCCGCTGATTTCCTATCAGCTCGCGCACCTCTGCCGCTGGATCCTGACGAACGAGCGGCCCAGCATCCTGGAGCTCGTCTTGGCCGACACGAGTCTGCGAGTTTCCGATCTGTTGGGCGAAGCGGCATGA